Proteins found in one Apostichopus japonicus isolate 1M-3 chromosome 16, ASM3797524v1, whole genome shotgun sequence genomic segment:
- the LOC139983550 gene encoding uncharacterized protein codes for MSAEPLYIPMDEGPSQGNSTWYLQTNEMTPNGRPTRPPHNQTVTRVSTEQFDDYHDLAMCSLCCCWPLGSWAIRKSDEASIRASYGEMVAARHAAEEARRLANQAIAVGWIISIVATIMGVVLVNVLF; via the exons ATGTCTG CTGAACCTCTTTACATTCCAATGGATGAAGGACCCAGTCAAGGAAACTCGACGTGGTATCTTCAGACCAACGAAATGACGCCAAAT GGCAGGCCCACTAGACCACCACACAACCAGACGGTGACCAGAGTGTCCACAGAGCAATTCGATGACTACCATGACTTAGCAATGTGTAGCCTATGTTGCTGTTGGCCACTTGGAAGTTGGGCAATTCGGAAGTCCGATGAG GCAAGCATTCGAGCCTCTTACGGTGAAATGGTGGCGGCAAGACATGCTGCGGAAGAGGCCCGTAGATTGGCTAACCAAGCCATCGCCGTCGGCTGGATAATTTCTATCGTTGCCACGATAATGGGTGTAGTTCTTGTAAATGTTTTATTCTAG